In Nicotiana tabacum cultivar K326 chromosome 19, ASM71507v2, whole genome shotgun sequence, one DNA window encodes the following:
- the LOC107766981 gene encoding BURP domain protein USPL1-like, translating into MNIKLGACILSLNLLILLVTYGTEARKLAEGNNEVVQKTDVFFWIYDNQGENGYHKTFKENAQVHSLSNNKDLENKDDTYFWIYNNQGENIQQQNGKIKKENGQVHLSSNNMDLQHKVDNYFWIYNKQGENNQQKAKKENVHIHSSSHMDHIDPSLRVFFLMDDLKLGKAMTVSFPRRDLSSSSPKFLPKEEADSIPFSLKKLPNLLQRFSFSQNSPQAKAMEDTLKECEVPPIKGETKYCATSSEAMLDFVQGIMGENIQFKVLSTTHFSNSTPLLQKYTILDAPQEVAAPKMVACHTMPYAYAIFYCHYTISKSKVFKVSLGGENGDRVEAIAVCHLDTSEWSPSHVSFRVLGILPGTSPICHFFPSDNLVWVPKIATVQEL; encoded by the exons ATGAATATTAAGCTTGGTGCTTGTATTCTCTCCCTGAATCTCCTGATTTTGTTG GTTACTTATGGAACTGAAGCTAGGAAACTAGCTGAAGGAAACAATGAAGTTGTCCAAAAGACTGATGTCTTTTTCTGGATTTATGATAACCAAGGAGAAAATGGTTATCACAAAACATTTAAAGAAAATGCACAAGTTCATTCATTATCAAATAACAAGGATCTTGAAAATAAGGATGATACTTATTTCTGGATATACAATAACCAAGGTGAAAATATTCAGCAGCAAAATGGCAAGATCAAGAAAGAGAATGGTCAAGTTCATTTATCATCAAATAACATGGATCTCCAACACAAGGTTGATAATTATTTTTGGATATACAATAAACAAGGAGAAAATAATCAGCAGAAAGCCAAAAAAGAGAATGTCCATATCCATTCATCTTCCCACATGGATCACATTGATCCTTCTCTAAGAGTTTTCTTCCTTATGGATGATCTAAAGTTAGGAAAAGCAATGACTGTCTCCTTCCCAAGAAGggatctttcttcttcttctcctaaaTTCTTGCCCAAAGAAGAAGCAGATTCCATTCCATTTTCACTAAAGAAACTCCCAAACCTTCTTCAACGTTTCTCGTTCTCTCAAAATTCTCCACAAGCTAAAGCTATGGAAGATACATTAAAAGAATGTGAGGTTCCACCTATAAAGGGAGAGACAAAGTATTGTGCCACATCCTCAGAGGCAATGCTTGATTTTGTACAAGGAATTATGGGAGAAAATATTCAATTCAAAGTTCTATCGacaactcatttctcaaactcaactCCTCTGCTTCAAAAGTATACCATTTTGGATGCTCCACAGGAAGTTGCAGCTCCTAAGATGGTGGCATGTCATACAATGCCTTACGCTTACGCGATTTTCTACTGTCATTATACAATTAGTAAGAGCAAGGTGTTCAAGGTTTCATTAGGTGGTGAAAATGGTGATAGAGTGGAAGCAATtgctgtttgtcatttggataccTCTGAATGGAGTCCATCTCATGTATCTTTCCGTGTGCTCGGTATATTACCAGGAACATCACCTATCTGTCACTTTTTTCCATCCGATAATCTAGTTTGGGTTCCAAAAATTGCTACTGTACAAGAGctttga
- the LOC107766982 gene encoding cysteine--tRNA ligase, chloroplastic/mitochondrial-like, translating into MAEENVAMELKLYNTMTKQKEVFKSKEPGKVRMYVCGVTPYTSSHIGHARAYVAFDVLYRYLKYLGYDVVYVRNFTDIDDKIINEAKKREENHDPIALSCQFSQEFLKDMDDLQVLPPTHQPRVTEHMDQIKDMIANIISNGYGYTIDGDVYFSVDSFPEYGRLLSGGRKLEDNRAGARKGEVDLRKRNTADFALWKAAKSGEPHWDSPWGPGRPGWHIECSAMSAHYLTHSFDIHGGGMDLKFPHHENEIAQSCAACPESNVSYWMHNGFVKDRDGEKMSKSLGNFFTIRDVTRLYHPLALRYFLLGTHYRSDVNYSISQIEIASDSVFYIYQTLRDTEEALLSSVFQQLRTDETIRDVARVSSEAEKCIKKLRNELETKLADDLHTPTILNAALQEALGLMNSYLNMLKKRQMQQRQEQLFLSLTELEKEVKAVLDVLGLLAARSTYAEVLQQIKERALKRAELTEEDISRAIEERALARKNKEFARSDQIRSDLVAKGIALMDIGRETVWRPCVRPGPGE; encoded by the coding sequence ATGGCGGAGGAGAACGTGGCGATGGAATTAAAGCTATACAATACTATGACGAAACAGAAGGAGGTATTCAAATCGAAGGAACCTGGAAAAGTTAGAATGTACGTCTGTGGCGTTACGCCTTACACCTCCAGTCACATCGGCCATGCCCGCGCATATGTAGCCTTCGACGTTCTCTACCGGTATCTAAAATACTTAGGATACGATGTCGTATACGTCCGCAACTTCACTGAtatagatgataaaataataaatgaggcTAAAAAACGTGAAGAAAATCATGATCCAATTGCTCTGAGTTGTCAATTCAGCCAAGAGTTTCTAAAAGACATGGATGATCTCCAAGTCCTCCCACCGACTCATCAGCCGCGTGTAACTGAGCATATGGACCAAATTAAGGATATGATTGCTAACATAATTTCTAATGGATATGGATACACAATTGATGGAGATGTTTATTTCTCGGTCGATAGTTTTCCAGAGTACGGTAGATTATTATCTGGTGGAAGAAAATTAGAAGACAATCGCGCTGGAGCAAgaaaaggtgaagttgatttaAGAAAGCGAAACACTGCTGATTTTGCCTTGTGGAAAGCTGCAAAATCTGGTGAACCGCATTGGGATAGCCCCTGGGGTCCAGGAAGACCGGGTTGGCATATTGAGTGCAGCGCAATGAGCGCGCACTATTTAACACATTCGTTTGATATACATGGTGGTGGAATGGACTTGAAATTTCCTCACCATGAAAATGAGATTGCTCAAAGTTGCGCGGCTTGCCCGGAGAGTAATGTTAGTTATTGGATGCATAATGGTTTTGTTAAGGACAGAGATGGTGAGAAGATGTCGAAATCATTAGGGAATTTCTTCACTATACGTGATGTTACTCGATTGTACCATCCCCTTGCATTGAGGTACTTCTTATTGGGGACTCACTACCGGTCTGATGTTAATTACTCAATATCACAGATTGAAATTGCTTCAGATTCTGTGTTCTACATTTATCAGACCTTACGTGATACTGAAGAAGCCTTATTGTCATCAGTTTTCCAACAATTAAGAACTGATGAAACAATTAGGGACGTGGCGCGTGTTAGCTCTGAGGCAGAAAAATGCATCAAGAAGCTGCGTAATGAGTTGGAGACAAAACTTGCGGATGATTTGCATACACCTACAATTTTAAATGCTGCACTTCAGGAAGCCCTTGGACTTATGAATAGTTATTTGAACATGCTGAAGAAAAGGCAAATGCAACAGCGCCAAGAACAGTTGTTTTTGTCCCTAACTGAGCTGGAGAAAGAAGTTAAGGCGGTGTTGGATGTACTTGGATTGCTCGCTGCTCGTTCAACTTATGCTGAGGTTTTGCAACAGATTAAAGAGAGAGCATTGAAAAGAGCAGAGTTGACGGAGGAAGATATCTCGCGTGCAATAGAGGAAAGAGCTCTGGCAAGGAAAAATAAGGAGTTTGCACGAAGCGATCAGATTAGAAGTGATTTGGTGGCCAAGGGGATTGCTTTAATGGATATAGGAAGAGAAACAGTTTGGAGGCCTTGTGTAAGACCTGGTCCCGGAGAGTAA